In Phlebotomus papatasi isolate M1 chromosome 1, Ppap_2.1, whole genome shotgun sequence, the following proteins share a genomic window:
- the LOC129809610 gene encoding transmembrane protein 26, which yields MAKFLATIKAILTRVIFGAHGLLAIWQCVISKSNQIWWLLSAPILLLVMEAIFTLTIKKNQEWRWFCPSVFLYLSSVVPAIWLLELEKMERRLKLIVDEIPIQAPNFKHLGKILGTQFKIPEIKVDTGTWIMLIEQFLMLILIVGRWMLPKGDLTRDQLSQLLLVYIGTAADIIEFFDSFKDSTIANDRLLVLLTLGIWSWSLLQFTIVLSATRARKPRGSGGGMSTYDHEVGCCCCSCCSIDAWGIALNILLQDAPFLAFRLLIIIHYNVISYMNVFFTCKNTLVILLQLYRLYVVHTENRKMKANRRHQERRMNDIYVISGSKHNEGKRKSRRNVESDGSEIEEKHENERRRTKNRHVSSGKKDTGYSTASSQTTLTSKSNEESHRGSRMSGRMKKSNHKSDLSPARGSKSKRKHTIDNDKKHRRRCESADYEKSRGRRKHRRDVEPLKEEDSKSNISEDSIHFKVVNEKKSKKKQKLSVSSESETSATQ from the exons ATGGCAAAGTTTCTCGCAACAATTAAAGCCATCCTTACACGGGTTATTTTTGGTGCTCACGGTCTCCTCGCGATCTGGCAGTGTGTTATTAGTAAATCTAATCAAATCTGGTGGCTCCTCTCAGCTCCCATTCTCCTCCTCGTGATGGAGGCAATCTTCACGCTGACGATTAAGAAGAACCAAGAATGGAGATG GTTCTGCCCATCAGTGTTTTTGTACCTCAGCAGTGTAGTTCCGGCCATTTGGCTGTTGGAGCTGGAAAAGATGGAGCGGAGGTTGAAGTTAATTGTAGATGAGATTCCCATCCAAGCGCCCAATTTCAAGCATCTGGGTAAAATTCTTGGCACGCAATTCAAAATTCCTGAAATAAAGGTGGACACTGGAACGTGGATAATGCTTATTGAGCAATTTCTCATGCTTATCCTAATTGTTGGTCGCTGGATGCTGCCCAAGGGCGACCTAACCAGAGATCAGTTGAGCCAACTGCTATTGGTTTATATTGGCACTGCTGCAGATATCATTGAGTTCTTTGACTCATTTAAGGACAGTACTATTGCTAATGATCGTTTGCTTGTACTTTTGACCCTGGGGATTTGGTCCTGGAGTCTTTTGCAATTTACTATTGTCTTATCAGCTACGAGAGCGAGGAAACCACGAGGATCTGGAGGAGGAATGTCCACATATGATCATGA AGTTGGCTGCTGCTGTTGCAGTTGCTGCAGCATCGATGCATGGGGCATTGCTCTCAATATCCTTCTCCAGGATGCACCTTTCCTTGCATTCCGGCTCCTCATCATCATTCACTACAACGTCATCTCCTACATGAATGTCTTCTTTACGTGCAAGAACACTCTAGTAATTCTCCTTCAGCTCTACAGATTGTACGTTGTGCATACGGAAAATAGGAAGATGAAGGCAAACAGGAGGCATCAGGAGAGACGGATGAATGACATCTATGTAATTTCTGGTAGCAAACATAACGAAGGCAAGAGAAAAAGTCGAAGGAATGTCGAAAGTGATGGCAGTGAAATTGAGGAGAAGCACGAAAATGAGAGACGAAGGACTAAAAATAG GCATGTGTCATCTGGCAAAAAAGACACTGGATACTCAACTGCAAGCTCCCAGACAACACTGACATCCAAATCCAATGAAGAGTCTCATCGTGGCTCAAGAATGAGCGGCAGAATGAAAAAATCCAACCACAAGAGTGACTTATCGCCAGCTCGAGGCTCAAAGTCGAAAAGAAAGCATACAATTGACAATGACAAGAAGCACCGTCGAAGATGCGAATCCGCGGATTACGAAAAGAGTCGTGGAAGGAGAAAGCATCGAAGGGATGTGGAACCGCTTAAAGAGGAGGATTCTAAATCCAACATCAGTGAGGATTCCATCCACTTTAAAGTGGTCAATGAGAAAAAGTCCAAAAAGAAGCAGAAGTTGTCTGTGTCCTCAGAATCCGAAACTTCAGCCACTCAGTGA